CGACTGGCCAAGTTTGGCGTACTTCAACGTGACTCCAAACAAGGGAGAGTCGTTTACTTTTCCAAGACAGATCTGTTCAATAAAACCAAATTTATTCCTAAATTTGTTGGCAGTCAGGCTGTAACAATGCCTGTAAGCAAATCAGACCAAGATTTTGTGAAGGCTCTTAACGATAAAAAAGCTCAGTATCAAGTAGAGATGCTTACGGCGCTCGGCGAAGCTGAAGAGTTGAAAGCACTCATGGAAGAGTTCCCATTTAACCAGAAACGTCTGGCACCGATATACATCAGCGCAAGAGAAAAGAGTTCAATACTAATAGGCCGAATCAATGCAATCGACCTTAGTTTGACGCAAATGGCAGTTCAGGCGTGAAGCTAAGGCATTGGCAACAGCAGTGTGTAACCACTGCTCTTTCTCTCTATCAAACGCAAAATCATTTCTTCTGTTTGGCGACACCCGGTGCGGGTAAAACTGTAATGGCGGCATCTCTTACCAAACAGATGCTTCTATCTAAAAAAATCGATTTCGTCATGTGCTTTTCTCCTTCAACTCAAGTGAACGAAAGTACTCGCGCTACCTTTGAAGCCATTTTAAATAGACGCATTGATGGCAAGTTGGGCTCGCTTGGCAGCGTACAAACATATCAATCCATGAACACATTGACGCCTACGTTTTGGTCTTTGATTGAAGAACACAATGTCATGGTTGTTTTGGACGAAGTCCACCATTTAAAAGGACATGAACTTCCCTGTGCCAATGCATGGGGCGAAGAAGTTTTAGTCCATATACAGGACAAAGCAGCGTATACATTAGCAATGTCTGGAACACCTTGGCGCTCTGATCAAGCGCCAATATCTCTGGCTCGATTCACCGAACCTGACAATACTATTCATTGCGACTTTTCATATGGATTAGCCGATGCAATTAAAGATAGAGTATGCCGTATTCCACAGATTGTTTTGGTCGATAACGAATGCATCAATGTTTCTTCCGAAAATACGTCTGAATGCTTCGAGTCTATATCGGATTTGCTCACAAACTCGGATATCGCATACCAACAACTTGTTGAGGATGAGCAAGTTATTCGCTACATGCTAACGCACGCAGTGGAAAAACTCTCAGAGCTTAGGCGAACAGAACCAAACAGCGCAGGTCTAATCGTTGCCTCCTCTATCAAACATGCATATTTTATTGAAAAACTGCTTAATACTCATTTCAATCAGTCGACAGAAATAGTTACATCCAAACACCCTGATGCCAATGAGCGTATAGAACGATTCAATCACTCCAATACCGAATGGGTTGTCAGTGTGGGGATGATTAGCCAAGGAACAGACATTCCACGCCTACAAGTGTGTTGCCACCTCAGTCGTATTCGTACCGAAATGCATTACCGACAAGTTCTTGGTCGCGTATTACGAGCAACAAGCACAGAGCCGCAGTATGCTTGGTTATATACACTCGATCATTGGAAGCTCGCTGAGTTTGCACAGAGAATCAATGTGGATTTACCCGAAGTAAATGTTGTCTTTAAAAACGCAGAAAACCTCAACGAGATATCAGAAAACGATAATGAAGTTTCATCCAAGACTTTCGTGCGCTCACCCATTGAAAGTTCAATCAATATCTCGGAGCTAAGTACAAGCGAAGTTTGTGGTAACTTGCCTAACTCATTTAGCTCCTCACCCTACAGTGAGTTCTCCATTACAGGTAGGTTTAAGCAACGGGTAGTAGCATTGTTTACTTAGCTGTAACTGTAAACTCATCAAAACAATAAAATAGACTCCAAACATTCAAACCAAGCACATTATTGAACAATAACTCACTAGCGCAATTGCACTAACAACACAGTGATCTGTTAGAAAAAGTATCTTGGAGATATAGTCGTTTATTACGCTATAGGCTCATTTAAATCCAATGTTCCAAGTGGATGAGTAGTGGAATCAAAGAAGTATAAATCTTTGCCTTGCAAGCACTGAGATAATCGAGATTTAAATGAAACAATTTCTGCATTGTCGAGTAATGGCCACACACTTACAGCAACACGAGAGATATTACTATCATTAACAGCATCAATGATATGCTGGTCGTAATCCTTGTGTAAAGAGTGCCCCAAGACAACCAAACCGCCTTTAGTTTTTGTCAGTTTTTCATAACAGAATCGTAAATAATCATTACGCTTGATTCTTGACAACTTCCACTCGGAACTTCCTTCAGAAATGAACAGGGGGAATCTTTCAGGGTGAGCAAGGTCAAATAGGTCAGTTAAACGCTCTAGTCCGTTAGCCGTAAGTTTTTGGACTTTCCCATCACTTCGTTCAACCAAATGTATTGCTCCATGTAGATAGTGGAGCTTGGTTCTATCGGCGGGCACTTCTGTGTCCGAAAGATCAAAACAATTTCCATCGCCCCAGAAATAGTCTTTAAAACGCCATAAATCCGAGTCCATGACAGCCCAATACGGAATCAAGTCATAATTTGTCGTAAATACATTTTTATACGGTCTTAACTGCCTATTAACTTCCGCCACATCTGCGACACCAGGAGCAATATGAGCGTAGTTAACAGCCGAACCAAGAGCATTTTTTGTATTTTCATAAAGGTGCTGGATTCCCTCTTTTTGAGGCTCGCCAAGTTGTTCATCTACTAATTTTGCATGATATAAAATCCGCAAGACATCTTCAAAGTTTGAGCTATTGAGGTGATCGAATAAAGCTAACCCCTCAGCTTCCAGCTGGACATCAACTCTGTCACTTTTTGCTAGGTCAAAGAGTGTTCCATAACCAAACTTTTCCCAGATATTGATACTGAAGCCATTTCCTAAGAGTAAGTTTTTCCAACCTAGTTTGGAAAGCTCTTCCCAATCTACTAAATTCTCATCAATCTTTAATTCTGGCAATTTAGCCTCCTAATCTGATATGTAGTACAACGCTTCACAGACAGAAACTCTCCCTATTTACTTTCC
This genomic stretch from Vibrio marisflavi CECT 7928 harbors:
- a CDS encoding DUF4917 family protein → MPELKIDENLVDWEELSKLGWKNLLLGNGFSINIWEKFGYGTLFDLAKSDRVDVQLEAEGLALFDHLNSSNFEDVLRILYHAKLVDEQLGEPQKEGIQHLYENTKNALGSAVNYAHIAPGVADVAEVNRQLRPYKNVFTTNYDLIPYWAVMDSDLWRFKDYFWGDGNCFDLSDTEVPADRTKLHYLHGAIHLVERSDGKVQKLTANGLERLTDLFDLAHPERFPLFISEGSSEWKLSRIKRNDYLRFCYEKLTKTKGGLVVLGHSLHKDYDQHIIDAVNDSNISRVAVSVWPLLDNAEIVSFKSRLSQCLQGKDLYFFDSTTHPLGTLDLNEPIA
- a CDS encoding DEAD/DEAH box helicase encodes the protein MKLRHWQQQCVTTALSLYQTQNHFFCLATPGAGKTVMAASLTKQMLLSKKIDFVMCFSPSTQVNESTRATFEAILNRRIDGKLGSLGSVQTYQSMNTLTPTFWSLIEEHNVMVVLDEVHHLKGHELPCANAWGEEVLVHIQDKAAYTLAMSGTPWRSDQAPISLARFTEPDNTIHCDFSYGLADAIKDRVCRIPQIVLVDNECINVSSENTSECFESISDLLTNSDIAYQQLVEDEQVIRYMLTHAVEKLSELRRTEPNSAGLIVASSIKHAYFIEKLLNTHFNQSTEIVTSKHPDANERIERFNHSNTEWVVSVGMISQGTDIPRLQVCCHLSRIRTEMHYRQVLGRVLRATSTEPQYAWLYTLDHWKLAEFAQRINVDLPEVNVVFKNAENLNEISENDNEVSSKTFVRSPIESSINISELSTSEVCGNLPNSFSSSPYSEFSITGRFKQRVVALFT